The following nucleotide sequence is from Paeniglutamicibacter kerguelensis.
GAGACGTCGATGGCCGTCTGGCGTTCGCCCTTTTCTACGCTGACGCCGCCGCTGACATTGGTCTGGGAACCGGGAATGCGTTCGGTCAGGGCGCTGAACGCCCGGCGCGCCGCACTTCCCATGGCATACACGCCGGGAACTTCTCGGGTGGCCACGCCAGCCAGCTTCTGCACGACGGTTTCCTCGATGGTGGTGTCCCCGCGTTCGGTGTGCAATGCGTCCATCATCTTCGTTTGCTCCTGTGGTGCGCGCCGCCCCTGCTCCTCCGCGGTGGCCATGACGCCGCTGGAGCTTCCGGGAATCTTGGGTGCATCTGTCATGGAAAACATCTCCTCGTGGGATGAGTGATCGTGCTTACAAAGTTAAAGACGAAACATACCGGCCATCGTCACGCGGTGGGAAGAATTTGTTTTGGAATGTTTGCCTAGAATCACTTCGGACCAGTTCCGGCCGATGCACGCCTATGGCATATTTGGGGCAAGCGCCGGTACCCTGCCGGGCGGGACGGACGGGTTCGTGGAGGAACGCAGAGAATACGTCGAACCGGAATTGGATGATGAAGGAAGCATCGTCGCCCGTGCACAGGACGGGGACTTGGCAGCCTTCGAGCATCTCGTGTTGGCCTACCAGGACCGGTTGTTCCGGCTGGCCTACCGGCTGCTCAATGACCGCGGCGAAGCCGAAGACGTCGTCCA
It contains:
- a CDS encoding Asp23/Gls24 family envelope stress response protein, producing MMDALHTERGDTTIEETVVQKLAGVATREVPGVYAMGSAARRAFSALTERIPGSQTNVSGGVSVEKGERQTAIDVSIVIEYGFSVVELSQGIRRNIIQSVERATGLEVLEVNINVTDVHLPEDDQQDHQDQKPELQ